A region of [Bacteroides] pectinophilus DNA encodes the following proteins:
- a CDS encoding glucose-6-phosphate isomerase, producing the protein MAKVTYDYSRAKGFIRDHEMESMKAITEEAKKVLLSKSGAGNDYLGWIDLPVDYDKDEFARIKQAAAKIQSDSEVLVVIGIGGSYLGARAAIEFLRHNFYNSVSKEIRKTPEIYFVGNSISSTYISNLIDVIGDRDFSVNIISKSGTTTEPAIAFRIFKKMLEKKYGKEEAAKRIYATTDKAKGALKNLATAEGYETFVVPDDVGGRFSVLTAVGLLAIAASGADIDKLMEGAASARERCLNAPFEENDSMLYAAVRNILLRKGKSVEILCDYEPSLHYTLEWWKQLMGESEGKDGKGLFPASVDLTTDLHSMGQFIQDGARIMFETVLNVESPRCSLTIEAEDEDLDGLNYLAGRTVDFVNKSAMNGTILAHTDGNVPNAIVNIPEQNEFYLGELFYFFEFACGLSGYILGVNPFNQPGVESYKKNMFALLGKPGYEEAREELLKRM; encoded by the coding sequence ATGGCAAAGGTAACGTATGATTATTCAAGAGCAAAGGGGTTTATCAGAGACCATGAGATGGAGTCTATGAAGGCTATAACAGAAGAGGCTAAGAAGGTACTTCTGTCTAAGAGCGGGGCAGGTAATGATTATCTTGGATGGATAGATCTTCCTGTAGACTATGATAAGGATGAATTTGCAAGAATTAAGCAGGCAGCGGCTAAGATACAGTCTGATTCTGAGGTGCTTGTGGTAATCGGAATAGGCGGTTCATATCTTGGTGCGAGGGCAGCAATTGAGTTCCTCCGTCACAATTTCTATAATTCAGTATCTAAGGAGATACGTAAGACTCCTGAGATATATTTTGTTGGTAATTCAATAAGTTCTACATACATTTCCAATCTTATAGATGTTATTGGCGACAGGGATTTTTCTGTAAATATTATATCAAAGTCAGGAACTACAACAGAGCCTGCAATAGCATTCCGTATATTCAAGAAGATGCTTGAGAAGAAGTATGGCAAGGAAGAGGCTGCAAAGAGAATATATGCAACTACTGACAAGGCTAAGGGAGCTTTAAAGAATCTTGCTACGGCAGAAGGTTATGAGACATTCGTTGTACCTGATGATGTAGGCGGACGTTTCTCAGTGCTGACAGCAGTAGGACTTCTTGCAATTGCAGCAAGCGGTGCAGATATTGATAAGCTTATGGAAGGTGCTGCATCCGCAAGAGAGAGATGTCTCAATGCACCGTTTGAGGAGAATGATTCAATGCTGTATGCGGCAGTCCGTAACATTCTTCTGCGCAAGGGCAAGTCAGTTGAGATTCTCTGCGATTATGAACCGAGCCTGCATTACACACTTGAGTGGTGGAAACAGCTTATGGGCGAGAGCGAAGGCAAGGATGGCAAGGGTCTTTTCCCTGCAAGTGTTGACCTTACAACGGATCTTCACTCAATGGGACAGTTTATTCAGGACGGCGCAAGAATAATGTTTGAGACAGTTCTCAATGTTGAGTCTCCTAGATGCAGTCTCACTATTGAAGCAGAGGACGAAGACCTTGACGGACTTAATTACCTTGCAGGAAGGACAGTTGATTTTGTAAATAAGAGCGCGATGAACGGTACTATTCTTGCACACACGGATGGTAATGTGCCTAATGCAATTGTTAACATACCTGAGCAGAATGAGTTCTATCTTGGCGAGCTGTTCTACTTCTTTGAGTTTGCATGCGGCCTCAGCGGATATATACTTGGCGTTAATCCGTTTAACCAGCCGGGTGTTGAGAGCTATAAGAAGAATATGTTCGCACTTCTCGGCAAGCCGGGATATGAGGAAGCAAGAGAAGAACTCCTTAAGAGAATGTAA
- a CDS encoding SCP2 sterol-binding domain-containing protein, whose protein sequence is MNVNIYYGGRGMVEDPTLSVLGKVQDVLDELKVHVSRYDLHELRSSITTLPQTLKDADAVILAVTVEWFGIGGIMQDFLDACWLYGDKDKIASIYMFPVVMAKTYGEREAALTLSNAWEILGGKAMNGICAYVDEDAAELEDDTTALVEKMAENVYRTVSQQVKTFPSSNAAMKRALMKETLQLTPQESEQLSRFVANDKFVATQKQDIQDLAGMFMEMLDDEQRGGDDYYISTLKTHYEGRNGFDASYIIVISDKQKTVSIKANGQNADISLVSEGSNNADVVGKMEQQVFDDIVYGRMTFQRAFMTGAMTAKGDFRILRTLDEIFKF, encoded by the coding sequence ATGAATGTTAATATATATTATGGCGGAAGAGGTATGGTAGAAGACCCGACGCTGTCAGTGCTTGGTAAGGTTCAGGATGTACTTGACGAGCTTAAGGTACATGTGTCAAGGTATGACCTCCATGAGCTGAGAAGTTCAATTACAACACTTCCACAGACGCTTAAGGATGCAGATGCCGTCATACTTGCGGTTACGGTAGAATGGTTCGGAATAGGCGGAATTATGCAGGACTTTCTCGATGCCTGCTGGCTTTACGGTGATAAGGATAAGATAGCTTCAATATACATGTTCCCTGTCGTTATGGCGAAGACCTACGGAGAGAGGGAGGCGGCACTTACGCTTTCTAACGCATGGGAGATTCTTGGCGGTAAAGCAATGAACGGAATCTGTGCATATGTTGATGAGGATGCGGCTGAACTTGAGGATGATACAACGGCACTTGTAGAGAAGATGGCAGAGAATGTGTACAGGACTGTGTCACAGCAGGTTAAGACATTTCCGTCAAGCAACGCAGCGATGAAGAGGGCACTTATGAAGGAGACACTCCAGCTTACGCCACAGGAGAGCGAACAGTTATCCAGGTTTGTTGCCAATGATAAGTTCGTTGCAACTCAGAAGCAGGATATACAGGATCTTGCAGGAATGTTCATGGAGATGCTCGATGATGAGCAGAGAGGCGGAGACGATTATTACATATCAACGCTTAAGACGCATTACGAAGGCAGGAACGGATTTGACGCTTCTTATATTATTGTAATAAGCGATAAGCAGAAGACTGTAAGTATCAAAGCTAACGGGCAGAATGCAGATATCTCTCTGGTGAGCGAAGGAAGCAATAATGCGGATGTCGTGGGAAAGATGGAACAGCAGGTGTTTGATGATATAGTATATGGAAGAATGACATTCCAGCGAGCGTTCATGACAGGTGCTATGACAGCCAAGGGAGATTTCAGAATACTGAGAACGCTCGATGAGATATTCAAATTTTAA
- a CDS encoding FHA domain-containing protein, producing MEGRFINEDNNSYIEIYPEVEGEIPPYITGMLRNNRIKGILDMHAQSVNNRIAYYYDTHGYESLKDIGSRENSGTDVILDILKCLDRTLVALDEYFLDRDGIVLEPQYIMWDSDSRKAGFVYVPGETTPVNVKLQHLFEYYMEHMQYGRREDTVRFYEAYQHTRRSNITIMELVDIIQGNSRDLHNSCVPAEECGKDGAAEDKAPDLKIGHSEHAPIKNTELINVNPGIVRCIAVIISVFIILSQVFSSRFPVRIPLISAIVLMAVPAAMYTMASRMGKETKETKAAKAVKAAKAAEAAGKTTPVNQHERQQQRQQHRQPDAVSEDVYATRKLCNAAVSNVTHVLELWHDDNPENGRIIIDRLPCVIGRHGMEADVFIDDAYVSRMHAQISIENEEVVVKDLYSGNGTYVNGRRLIPNEPERLNNGDVITFAASLYRVVNSNPI from the coding sequence GTGGAAGGCAGATTTATAAATGAAGATAATAACAGTTATATCGAAATATATCCGGAGGTTGAGGGGGAGATTCCCCCGTATATAACCGGAATGCTCAGGAATAACAGAATAAAAGGAATTCTGGATATGCATGCACAGAGTGTTAATAACAGGATTGCATATTATTATGATACACATGGATATGAATCGTTAAAAGATATCGGAAGCAGGGAGAACAGCGGAACGGATGTTATTCTTGACATATTAAAGTGTCTTGACAGAACACTTGTGGCGCTTGATGAGTATTTTCTTGACAGGGATGGTATTGTACTTGAGCCGCAATATATTATGTGGGATTCTGACAGCCGAAAAGCCGGGTTTGTATATGTACCCGGGGAAACCACGCCTGTTAATGTAAAGCTGCAGCATCTGTTTGAGTATTACATGGAGCATATGCAGTATGGAAGACGTGAAGATACTGTGAGATTCTATGAAGCATATCAGCATACGCGAAGAAGCAATATAACGATTATGGAGCTTGTAGATATTATACAGGGAAATTCCAGAGATTTACATAATAGCTGCGTGCCGGCAGAAGAATGTGGAAAGGATGGAGCTGCTGAGGACAAAGCACCGGATTTGAAGATAGGACACAGTGAACATGCGCCGATAAAGAATACGGAACTTATTAATGTTAATCCGGGTATCGTCAGATGCATTGCCGTAATCATAAGTGTGTTTATCATATTAAGCCAGGTGTTCAGCTCGCGGTTTCCGGTGAGAATTCCTCTGATATCCGCTATAGTTCTGATGGCAGTACCTGCTGCAATGTATACAATGGCATCACGTATGGGGAAGGAAACAAAGGAAACAAAGGCAGCAAAGGCAGTAAAGGCGGCAAAGGCAGCAGAAGCAGCCGGGAAAACAACGCCGGTGAATCAACACGAAAGGCAGCAGCAAAGACAGCAGCACAGGCAGCCGGATGCGGTTTCGGAAGATGTATATGCAACACGGAAACTGTGTAATGCTGCTGTCTCTAATGTAACACATGTGCTTGAATTGTGGCATGATGATAATCCGGAAAATGGCAGGATTATAATTGACCGGCTGCCATGTGTTATCGGCAGGCATGGTATGGAGGCGGATGTGTTTATTGATGATGCGTATGTAAGCAGGATGCACGCACAGATCAGTATTGAGAATGAAGAAGTTGTGGTGAAGGATCTGTACTCCGGCAACGGCACATATGTCAATGGCAGAAGGCTTATACCGAATGAGCCGGAGAGGCTTAATAACGGCGATGTTATAACATTTGCAGCATCTCTCTACAGGGTTGTAAATTCAAATCCGATATGA
- a CDS encoding hydratase, which yields MINLSDGGAYLLHGTEIIEDNADVQAILASKLGSVPSKEEAAKGTMAYSILEKHNTSGNMEQLQIKFDKLTSHDITFVGIIQTARASGLEKFPIPYVLTNCHNSLCAVGGTINEDDHMFGLTCAKKYGGVYVPPHQAVIHQFAREMLAGGGKMILGSDSHTRYGALGTMAMGEGGPELVKQLLNKTYDIKMPGVVAIYLTGEPMKGVGPQDVALAIIGKVFGNGYVKNKVMEFVGPGVSNLSADFRIGVDVMTTETTCLSSIWRTDDRIKEFYDIHGRSADFAELNPADVAYYDGVVYVNLSEIKPMIAMPFHPSNTYTIEELNANLMDILDDVEKRAKVSLDGQVDFTLKNKVIDGKLYVDQGIIAGCAGGGFENICAAADILRGKSIGDDEFTLSVYPASTPIYMEIARNGALADLMQTGAIVKTAFCGPCFGAGDTPANNAFSIRHSTRNFPNREGSKLQNGQIASVALMDARSIAATAANKGFLTAATDMDVEYKNPKYFFDKTIYENRVFDSHGVADPSVEIKFGPNIKDWPAMEPLPENLLLKVVSEIHDPVTTTDELIPSGETSSFRSNPIGLAEFTLSRKDPAYVGRAKEVKKAEEARVAGNCPAEAFPELKPVMDKIKESYKISRDTIAIGSTIFAVKPGDGSAREQAASCQKVLGGWANIANEYATKRYRSNLINWGMLPFIIKDGELPFANGDYIFVPGIVDAIRNKDDVIKAYVVGDSLKEFELTVGDLTDDERQIILDGCLINFYRNN from the coding sequence ATGATCAATTTAAGTGATGGTGGAGCATATCTGCTTCATGGAACTGAGATAATTGAAGATAATGCTGATGTACAGGCAATACTTGCATCAAAGCTTGGCAGTGTACCTTCTAAGGAAGAGGCTGCTAAGGGTACAATGGCATATTCGATTCTTGAAAAGCATAATACATCAGGCAATATGGAGCAGCTTCAGATTAAGTTCGATAAGCTTACTTCACATGACATTACATTTGTAGGAATTATCCAGACAGCAAGAGCTTCAGGACTTGAGAAGTTTCCTATCCCATATGTACTTACCAACTGTCATAACAGTCTTTGCGCAGTGGGCGGAACAATTAATGAAGATGATCACATGTTTGGCCTTACATGTGCCAAGAAGTATGGTGGAGTGTATGTACCTCCTCATCAGGCTGTAATTCATCAGTTTGCAAGAGAGATGCTTGCAGGCGGCGGTAAGATGATATTGGGCTCAGACAGTCATACACGTTACGGTGCTCTCGGAACAATGGCTATGGGTGAAGGCGGACCTGAGCTTGTTAAGCAGCTCCTTAATAAGACATATGACATAAAGATGCCGGGCGTAGTTGCAATCTATCTTACAGGAGAGCCGATGAAGGGTGTAGGTCCTCAGGACGTTGCACTTGCAATTATCGGTAAGGTATTCGGCAACGGTTATGTTAAGAATAAGGTAATGGAATTCGTAGGCCCTGGTGTATCTAACCTTAGCGCTGATTTCCGTATTGGCGTTGATGTTATGACAACAGAGACAACATGCCTGTCATCTATCTGGAGAACTGATGACAGAATTAAGGAATTCTATGACATTCATGGAAGAAGCGCTGATTTTGCAGAACTTAATCCTGCAGATGTTGCTTACTATGATGGAGTTGTATATGTTAACTTAAGCGAGATTAAGCCGATGATAGCAATGCCATTCCACCCAAGCAACACATATACTATTGAAGAACTTAATGCCAACCTTATGGATATCCTTGATGATGTTGAGAAGCGTGCCAAGGTAAGCCTTGACGGACAGGTTGACTTTACACTTAAGAACAAGGTTATAGACGGTAAGCTTTATGTTGACCAGGGTATCATTGCGGGATGTGCAGGCGGCGGTTTTGAGAATATCTGTGCAGCAGCAGACATACTCCGCGGCAAGAGTATAGGCGATGATGAATTTACGCTCAGCGTATATCCTGCAAGTACTCCTATCTATATGGAGATTGCCAGGAACGGAGCGCTTGCTGATCTTATGCAGACAGGTGCAATCGTTAAGACTGCATTCTGCGGTCCTTGCTTTGGTGCAGGTGATACACCGGCTAATAATGCATTTTCAATCAGACATTCAACACGTAACTTCCCTAACCGTGAAGGCTCTAAGCTTCAGAACGGTCAGATTGCATCAGTTGCACTTATGGACGCGCGTTCTATTGCGGCAACAGCGGCTAATAAGGGCTTCCTTACAGCAGCAACGGATATGGATGTTGAGTATAAGAATCCTAAGTATTTCTTTGACAAGACAATATATGAGAACAGAGTATTTGACAGCCACGGAGTAGCAGATCCGTCTGTGGAGATAAAGTTTGGTCCTAATATTAAGGACTGGCCTGCAATGGAGCCACTTCCTGAGAATCTGCTCCTTAAGGTTGTATCAGAGATACATGATCCGGTAACTACAACTGATGAGCTTATTCCTTCGGGTGAGACATCATCATTCAGATCTAACCCAATAGGCCTTGCAGAGTTCACACTCTCAAGAAAGGATCCGGCATATGTAGGACGTGCCAAGGAAGTTAAGAAGGCTGAAGAAGCAAGAGTTGCAGGTAACTGTCCTGCAGAGGCATTCCCTGAACTTAAGCCTGTCATGGATAAGATTAAGGAATCATATAAGATAAGCAGGGACACAATAGCAATAGGAAGTACAATATTTGCAGTTAAGCCTGGTGACGGATCAGCCAGAGAGCAGGCTGCGTCATGCCAGAAGGTTCTTGGCGGATGGGCTAACATAGCTAATGAGTATGCAACGAAGAGATATCGTTCTAATCTTATTAACTGGGGCATGCTTCCATTCATTATTAAGGATGGTGAGCTTCCGTTTGCTAACGGAGATTATATATTTGTACCGGGAATAGTAGATGCAATCAGGAATAAGGATGATGTAATCAAGGCATATGTTGTCGGAGATTCACTTAAGGAATTCGAACTTACTGTAGGCGACCTTACAGATGATGAGAGACAGATTATCCTTGACGGATGCCTTATTAACTTTTACAGGAATAACTAA
- a CDS encoding D-2-hydroxyacid dehydrogenase, with product MKIVMLDALTVGTDVNLDRIEELGEFVKFDMSTPDEARQRLASLDADIVIANKVPMNAYTLEMAANVKLICLTATGYNNVDLAYTGERGITVTNVAGYSTNSVVQHTFAMMFYLVEKMRYYDDYVKSGAYADCPIFTHFGEPFHELYGMTWGIIGLGTIGRKVAQIAESFGCNVIYYSTSGHHSDEHYRRVDFDELLAESDIISIHAPLNENTKGLMDINAFSRMKKSAVMINVGRGPIVVEKDLVKALNDGMIAAAGLDVLETEPVRCDNPLLDIKDSRKLLITPHSAWATTEARQRLMDEVAMNITAFVRGEARNVIGG from the coding sequence ATGAAGATAGTTATGCTTGATGCTCTTACAGTCGGAACAGATGTGAATCTGGACAGAATTGAAGAGCTTGGAGAATTTGTAAAGTTTGATATGAGCACACCGGATGAGGCAAGACAGCGTCTTGCTTCTCTGGATGCTGATATTGTTATTGCCAACAAAGTACCTATGAATGCATACACGCTTGAGATGGCTGCAAATGTTAAGCTCATCTGCCTTACTGCGACAGGATATAATAATGTTGACCTTGCATATACCGGGGAACGCGGCATTACGGTGACTAATGTGGCGGGATATTCAACTAATTCAGTAGTACAGCACACATTTGCAATGATGTTCTACCTCGTTGAGAAGATGAGATATTATGATGACTATGTGAAGTCGGGTGCATATGCAGACTGCCCTATATTCACACATTTTGGAGAACCGTTTCATGAACTGTATGGCATGACATGGGGAATCATCGGACTTGGAACGATTGGACGCAAGGTGGCACAGATTGCTGAAAGCTTTGGATGCAATGTCATCTATTATTCTACATCGGGACATCATTCGGATGAACATTACAGACGTGTGGATTTTGATGAACTGCTGGCTGAATCTGATATTATAAGCATACATGCGCCTCTTAATGAGAACACAAAAGGCCTTATGGATATTAATGCATTCAGCCGCATGAAGAAGAGTGCAGTCATGATAAATGTCGGACGCGGCCCTATAGTTGTTGAAAAGGATCTTGTGAAGGCGCTTAATGACGGAATGATAGCTGCTGCAGGCCTTGATGTACTTGAGACAGAGCCTGTAAGATGCGATAACCCGCTGCTTGATATTAAGGACAGCAGGAAGCTTCTCATAACGCCGCACAGTGCATGGGCAACAACGGAAGCCAGACAGAGACTCATGGATGAGGTTGCCATGAATATAACGGCATTTGTAAGGGGAGAAGCCAGGAATGTAATTGGCGGCTAA
- a CDS encoding HIT family protein → MKKDDCIFCKLANGDIPTNALYEDDIVKVIFDLGPATRGHVLVVPKEHFDNIFSMDEKTAGHVFAVASKIAKFLNDELGCDGMNLLQNNGEIAGQTVFHFHMHIIPRYKGDSVSLKWQEGKLDEKLAHDLIEKLASQQ, encoded by the coding sequence ATGAAAAAGGATGATTGTATTTTTTGTAAACTTGCAAATGGGGATATCCCAACGAATGCATTATATGAGGATGACATTGTTAAGGTAATATTCGATCTCGGCCCTGCAACAAGAGGACATGTACTTGTTGTTCCAAAGGAACATTTTGACAATATATTTTCAATGGATGAAAAGACTGCCGGACACGTATTTGCAGTTGCGTCAAAGATTGCGAAGTTCCTTAATGATGAGCTTGGATGTGACGGAATGAACCTTCTCCAGAATAACGGAGAGATTGCAGGACAGACTGTATTTCATTTTCATATGCATATCATTCCAAGATATAAAGGTGACTCGGTCAGCTTGAAGTGGCAGGAAGGCAAGCTTGATGAAAAGCTTGCGCATGATCTCATTGAAAAACTTGCGTCACAGCAGTAA
- a CDS encoding transcription repressor NadR yields MVKINSEFRMKGEQMMEGDKRRDRIIQMLADSNAPISGAELAERLGVSRQVIVQDIALLRAVDKSILSTNKGYILFAEKDSKVRRTFCVSHTDDQIEDELNCIVDNNGKVSDVIVEHYIYGQITVDLIINSRKDVKDFLARLNSPDNHDRPLNGLTNGVHYHTVVANSEEDLDIIEEELKKRGYLHPAG; encoded by the coding sequence ATGGTTAAGATAAATTCAGAATTCCGGATGAAGGGAGAACAGATGATGGAAGGCGATAAAAGGCGTGACAGGATTATACAGATGCTTGCGGACAGTAATGCCCCGATATCGGGAGCGGAACTGGCAGAAAGACTTGGTGTAAGCAGACAGGTTATAGTGCAGGATATAGCTTTGCTGAGGGCTGTTGACAAGAGCATTCTTTCAACGAACAAGGGATATATTTTATTTGCTGAAAAAGATTCAAAGGTGCGGAGAACTTTCTGCGTGAGCCATACGGATGATCAGATAGAGGATGAGCTCAACTGCATTGTGGATAACAACGGCAAAGTAAGCGATGTAATAGTTGAGCATTATATATACGGGCAGATCACGGTGGATCTGATAATTAACTCAAGGAAAGATGTGAAGGATTTCCTTGCACGGCTGAATTCGCCGGATAATCATGACAGACCGCTTAACGGGCTGACTAACGGAGTGCATTATCACACGGTGGTCGCCAATAGTGAAGAAGATCTTGATATAATAGAAGAGGAGCTTAAGAAAAGGGGCTATCTTCATCCCGCAGGATAA
- a CDS encoding prepilin peptidase, giving the protein MQQMWYIINAILVVFLGVEAVVDYRHRNISAVCAVTVLAALAACNLICGNMGWKDILCGMLPGAFIIMLSVMTGQAIGSGDGLVLMVIGAAGGVYVSVMALMFAGTIAAVMMPALLMAGKVKKKSTIAFIPYLLAGYVGVILCG; this is encoded by the coding sequence ATGCAGCAAATGTGGTACATAATTAATGCTATTCTTGTAGTATTTCTCGGAGTGGAAGCGGTAGTCGACTACAGACATAGAAATATATCGGCGGTATGCGCTGTTACAGTGCTTGCAGCATTGGCAGCGTGCAATCTGATATGCGGCAATATGGGGTGGAAAGATATATTATGCGGAATGCTTCCCGGAGCATTCATCATTATGCTGAGTGTAATGACGGGACAGGCAATAGGAAGCGGAGATGGGCTGGTGCTTATGGTTATTGGTGCTGCTGGGGGAGTGTATGTGTCAGTTATGGCGCTCATGTTTGCAGGTACGATAGCTGCGGTAATGATGCCTGCTTTACTTATGGCAGGAAAGGTGAAGAAAAAAAGCACTATAGCATTCATACCTTATCTGCTGGCAGGATATGTGGGGGTGATATTATGCGGCTGA
- a CDS encoding PTS sugar transporter subunit IIC — MEKVKKILNHIFIDGLSGMALGLFSTLIIGTIIAQIGDLIMGIQAPAAQTAGLYLIAISRVAKSLTGAGIGVGVAVKFKEKPLVTIAAAVAGLIGAFPDVAMTTIALGKPGEPLGAFVAAYAAIEIGHLVSGKTPVDIIITPFLSIVSGAVVGYIVGPPISRLMYWIGMIVNVNVEQSPVIGGIIVSVAMGMILTLPISSAAIGISMNLSGLAAGAAAVGCCCNMIGFAVASYRENKFGGFIAQGIGTSMLQVPNIVRKPVVWLPAIISSAVLGPVSSAVLHMTNNATGSGMGSAGFVGQIMAWQTMTQTTSAAVTFIEIVLMHFVLPAVIALAVSEFMRKKGIIKEGDMKLDM; from the coding sequence ATGGAAAAGGTAAAAAAGATACTGAATCACATTTTTATTGACGGTTTAAGCGGAATGGCACTCGGACTGTTCTCAACGCTTATCATAGGTACAATCATTGCCCAGATAGGTGACCTTATAATGGGAATACAGGCTCCGGCAGCACAGACGGCCGGATTGTACCTTATTGCAATAAGCCGTGTAGCTAAGTCACTTACGGGGGCCGGAATCGGTGTTGGTGTGGCAGTCAAGTTTAAGGAGAAACCGCTTGTTACAATCGCTGCAGCAGTTGCAGGTCTTATTGGTGCATTTCCTGATGTCGCAATGACAACAATAGCACTTGGAAAGCCGGGCGAACCTCTTGGAGCGTTTGTTGCAGCGTATGCAGCAATTGAGATTGGACATCTTGTATCAGGCAAGACTCCTGTGGATATCATAATTACTCCGTTCCTGAGCATAGTATCGGGAGCAGTAGTCGGATATATTGTCGGACCACCTATATCCAGGCTTATGTACTGGATCGGAATGATTGTTAATGTCAACGTGGAACAGTCACCGGTTATTGGCGGAATAATAGTATCGGTTGCAATGGGAATGATTCTTACACTTCCTATCAGTTCGGCGGCAATAGGAATATCAATGAATCTGTCGGGACTCGCAGCAGGTGCTGCAGCAGTCGGCTGCTGCTGCAATATGATCGGATTTGCGGTTGCAAGCTACAGAGAGAATAAGTTTGGCGGATTTATCGCACAGGGAATTGGAACCTCAATGCTTCAGGTGCCTAATATCGTAAGAAAGCCGGTTGTATGGCTTCCTGCAATTATATCAAGTGCGGTTCTGGGACCGGTTTCGTCAGCAGTGCTTCATATGACTAATAACGCGACGGGCTCAGGAATGGGATCTGCCGGATTCGTAGGCCAGATAATGGCATGGCAGACGATGACACAGACAACATCTGCGGCAGTTACATTTATTGAGATAGTTCTTATGCATTTTGTGCTTCCTGCGGTAATTGCACTGGCAGTATCGGAGTTCATGCGCAAAAAGGGCATAATCAAAGAAGGGGACATGAAGCTTGACATGTAA
- a CDS encoding sensor histidine kinase has product MPFSDNDNKLINKMKTEAPEFYDLFMRTCNIYECQASSASHDILNHITVLHGTLQVLEHRSNDIKHDPVWMNFSKALHSLIDYINTTSELRYSRHCNKSYFDILDILWNIPLNLDDMFETIGETHSRNYRLDFPEQFPLVYADCDRINSALLAIARNAVEATDEGDDIIISASLDDNVLSVVVTDYGCGFSEDALSHVFHAFESEKTGHAGVGLAIARAVASAHGGSVSITPLATGTSVTFSFRI; this is encoded by the coding sequence ATGCCTTTTTCTGACAATGACAACAAGCTTATTAATAAAATGAAAACCGAGGCTCCCGAATTCTACGATCTGTTCATGCGTACATGTAATATATATGAGTGTCAGGCATCAAGCGCATCACACGATATACTGAATCATATCACCGTACTTCACGGAACCCTTCAGGTTCTTGAACACCGCTCCAATGATATCAAACATGACCCTGTATGGATGAATTTCAGTAAGGCGCTTCACTCTCTGATTGACTATATTAATACGACATCTGAGCTTCGTTATTCACGCCACTGCAACAAAAGCTACTTTGATATTCTGGATATATTATGGAATATTCCTCTTAATCTTGATGATATGTTTGAAACTATAGGTGAAACCCACTCCCGCAATTACAGGCTTGATTTTCCTGAACAGTTCCCTCTTGTATATGCCGACTGTGACAGAATTAACTCTGCACTTCTTGCAATAGCACGCAATGCTGTCGAGGCTACTGATGAGGGTGATGATATCATAATAAGTGCATCACTGGATGATAACGTATTATCTGTTGTTGTAACTGATTATGGCTGCGGATTCTCAGAAGATGCATTATCGCATGTGTTCCATGCATTTGAAAGTGAGAAGACCGGACATGCCGGTGTAGGACTTGCCATAGCAAGAGCAGTTGCCAGTGCACACGGCGGCAGTGTAAGCATAACACCGCTTGCCACCGGTACATCTGTAACTTTCAGCTTTAGAATATAA